The Mucilaginibacter gracilis genomic interval CGCTAAAAAGTGCCAGCAAAGTTGCAAGATTCGCTGGCGTAGACAGGAAACTGATTGGACGCTATTTTGGCGGATTAAACCAGTTGATAGAAGCTTATGTGATTGAAAACGATTACTGGCTTTTGTTTACCGAAAAAATGAATGATCTCCTAAAATCAAATAGTTATCCGGGAAGTAAAGAATTGATTACTTCAATACTTCAAAATCAATTCTCTTATTTTTCTTCTGACAAGGATATGCAGCGATTGATTCTATAGGAATTAACATCCAATAGTCCGCTGATGAAGAGCATCCATAATGCAAGGGAAAGTATGGGGCAAAAATTACTTGAGACAACGGACGCACACTTCAACGGCTCGAAAGTAAATTTCCGGGCTATCGGTGCACTGTTGGTTGGGGGTATTTATTATACGATTTTGCATACTATCCATAACGGCGGAAAATTTAGTGATTTGGATGTTACCTCTAACGAGGGACAGGAACAGATATTAAATGCTATTGAACAAATTGTCGGATGGGCTTACGAAGCTGCAAAACCCGAATAAAGTTTGGAGCTTCTAAAAGCCGCATTTCTATACTTGCCACCAGACCCCGGATTCAAACAAGGATGACCGGATCAATGCCAACTGCCCCGGCGATCGGTTTCTGAATTTCATTAGGATATATGATACTTCGCTCTTCCGAGTAAGATCGGCTTAAAACGCTTCTTGACCAACGTGATGAATGTTACGGAAGAGTTCTCGAGACTGTTTTAGAGGAAAAAACAATACTGAGAGACCTGTATTATCGATAATAATCAAATTGTAGGAATCAAAAGCAATGCTTAACAAGATGGCCTTCTCTATACATTCGGAATCTCTACATCTGACTATGTGCGAAATTTTTTTTGCTATGCTTTTTGAAAAAATATCAAACCAATGAAATGTATAAAGGGCAATCCAGTTCCCCGGTTTTAAACGTCTGAAGCATGAATGATTTTTTCTCTATGCAGGTATCCCCATTCTTTTAAAGCATAGATAACTTTATCCAATGATGAAGTGTGAGCAGTTGCACTGTATTCAACTACAGGAGGAAAAGAATCATAGAC includes:
- a CDS encoding TetR/AcrR family transcriptional regulator, whose protein sequence is MKNNEPQTIKNKELTKKKLIGAVGEIIKVDGFASLKSASKVARFAGVDRKLIGRYFGGLNQLIEAYVIENDYWLLFTEKMNDLLKSNSYPGSKELITSILQNQFSYFSSDKDMQRLIL